The DNA region CTGCATCAGCCATCATCACAAGTGCTGAGACCCGGCTCTGGGGCTTGGGTCCGGGATACTTATATTCCTCCTCCGAAGGTGCTTCTTCATGCTCGAATCCCTTTGCCTTCTGATAAAAATAAGTAATCAGGCTTGAGCCATGATGCTCTGCTATTATGTCAATTATTGGCTCTGGAAGTTTATACTGCTTTGCAAGCTCGACTCCCTCTTTTACATGGGACATAAGTATCATGCTTGACATATGCGGTGTGAGCCTTTCGTGCTTGCTTATACCTGTTATGGAGTTCTCTATGAAATACTCTGGCATCTTGAGCTTTCCTATGTCATGGTAATAAGAGGCTACTCTTGCAAGCAGGGGGTTTGCGCCAACAGACTCAGCCACAGAGTCGACTAAGTTGCCAACGATTATGCTGTGATGGTATGTGCCCGGGGCAGAGACCATAAGGCTTTTCATAAGTGGTTGGTCAAGGTCAAGAAGCTCAAGAAGGCTTATATCTGTTGTGACCTTGAAAAAGTACTCTATTGCAGGAAGAACGAATGACACAATAGCCATTACCGAAACTGCCGAGAAAAAGGCAAATGCCAGTGCAAGCGGATAATCGAGGGTAAAAAGCTCTCCCCTGAAAAGGTAGATGACCGTGACGGAAAAAAGGTTTGCTCCCAAAACATAAATGCCACCCTTAAGGAGTGCAGTGCGTTTCCTACATCTCATAACGCTGAATGCACCGGCAAAACTTCCAATAAAGAAATATATAGAATAAACGGCATCTGCATGCCACAGCCCTCCAAGCAGGCTCACTATAAAAGAAAAGACGATTGCGGCATGAAAATCAAAAAGAAGCGTAACAAGCATTGCACCAGCAGGCAGGGGGATTCCAAAGACAGCGGTTTTAAGTGCCGCTATACCCATTCCGCTTAGAAACCCCGTAAAGACATATTCTGCAAGTCTTCCCACAAGAAGACTGCCTGCTATGATAAGCCCCATGAGGACAAGCATGCTGTATCTGGCGATATATTTTGGCTTATATCTCATTATGTCCTTGTAAAGCAGAAACAGCAGTACAGCAGATATCAGAAATGCTCCGCTAAATTCCGTGTAGCCAAACCTCCTCTGTATTATGAGTGCCGAGATAAATCCAAATACGATAACCAGAAAGGCTATCTTTAGATTAAACCCTCTAACTTTATTTGCGTTGTTTTTCATACCTGTCATATGCCCTGACTATCTCCTGCACAAGCCTGTGCCTGACAACATCCCTTTCAGTAAAATAAATGACCTTTATGCCTTCTATATCAGAAAGTATTTTTTCCGCTTCCACAAGCCCTGAGACCTTATCAGGTGGAAGGTCTATCTGTGTTATGTCTCCTGTGATTACTGTCTTTGAATTAAACCCCAGCCTCGTAAGATACATCTTCATCTGCTCAGGGGTTGTGTTTTGTGCCTCATCTAAGATTATGAAGGAATCGTTCAGCGTTCTTCCACGCATGAATGCGAGGGGTGCTATCTCGATTATGCCACGCTCTATGAGTCGGGATGCCTTTTCAGCCTCTATCATATCGAAAAGGGCATCATAGAGGGGTCTCAGATAGGGGTTTACCTTTTCATACATATCTCCTGGCAGGAAACCTAATCTTTCACCTGCCTCTACAGCAGGCCTTGCAAGGACAAGCCTGCTTACTTCGTTTTTAAGAAGTGCATTCACAGCCATTGCCATTGCCAGATAGGTCTTGCCTGTTCCTGCAGGCCCTATGCCGATGGCTATGTCGTATTGCCTTATTGCATCGACATACTGTTTCTGAACTTCTGTTTTTGGTATGATGAGTTTTTTCTTAGGCGAGACTGATATGTTTTTTGAGAAAAGCTCTGTAAGCGATACCTCATGACCCTCTGAAACGGACCTGAGGGCATATTTTATATCCTCTGGTCTGAGTGTATAGCCAGTGCTGCTTATACTTCTTAGCTCGTTTATAATCCCCTTTGCCTGCTCTACAGGTCCTTCCTCTCCTTGTATGAAAACCTTATTTCCCCTCGAGCTTATGAGGACATGAAAGGCAGACTCTATGAGCTTGAGATTGTCCTCGATGCCTCCGTGAAAGAGATTCAGCTCTTTTTCCGAGTCAAGTTCTATCTCTACGGTAACTGTAATTGCCACCTTATTTTTCTACTACGAATGTTGGAATCTTCTCGGCTGCCTTAAGTCTCAATGCCATGACCTCTGCCTCTTTCTTTGATTTTAGACATTCGGTTCTAACCTTATGAACCGTTTTGTCTTCCGAGGTAACCACATAAACTTTATAACCTTTTTTTGCAAGGTCGTTTTTAAGTATCTCTGCATCCTTTTTATTCTTAAATGCACCTACCTGAACGCAGTATGTCTTTTCAGAGACGGTTTTGGGCTCTACGAGGGTTGCCGAATTTATCGGGGCTTGTAGCTCCTCTTGTAGAGGGGTCTCAAACTCTTTAAAGTCCGTGACTTCTTCCCCATCAGCAGGGACTTTTAGGCTTTCATCTGCCGGGGTTTGTAATTCCTCCTTCACTTCCACTGGGTTTTTTACCCCTTTACCGACTAAGAATCCGAGCGTAAAGCTTGCTCCTGAAATTACTGCCACTACGACAATGGCAAATGCCCTTGCGCCTATAAGGGCTTTAATGCTCATTTTATCAGCATAGCATCCCCATAGGAGAAAAATCTATAACCCATCCGAATTGCGACCTTATATGCAGAAAGCAGTTTTTCTTTTCCTGAAAAGGCACTGGTCAGTATGAGTGGGGTCGAGCATGGAAGGTGAAAATTGGTAATAAGTGAGTCTAATGCCTTAAATTCAAAGCCCGGTGTGATGAATAAGTCAGTTTCACCTTTTATAAAGCCATTTACAGCCAGCCCTCTAAACCGATGGCTCATAACAGCCTCAAGTGCCCTTGTTGTCGTAGTGCCAACCGAGATGACCCTTTTGCCATTTGCCTTAGCTTCCTTTATCTCTGAAATAAGGCTTGAAGGCATCTCGAAATATTCTGTCTCCATACGATGGTCTTTTAGCGAGTTAGCCCTCACAGGCATAAATGTGCCTTTTCCTACATGAAGTGTAAGGTATCTTAAAATTACACCCTTTTTTTCGATAAAGCTAAGGAGTTTTTGTGTAAAATGAAGCCCTGCAGTTGGTGCGGCAATAGAGCCTTCCTCAGATGCATAGACTGTCTGATACCAGTCGATGTCCCTTTCATCGGGCTTGCGTTTTATGTATGGAGGAAGGGGCATCATCCCTACACCGAGTAACTCATCTTTAGTGCCTGAAAAGACTAAATACCTTCCGTGTTCCACATATCCCTTGATAGCGTTGACACTTATCTTACCTGTATATCTTTTAGGGCAGAGGATTTCCCATCTGCCGTTTGAGATATGTTTTACAAGCAGTATATCGAGTCTTCCGCCTGTTGGCTTGAATGCCTGAAGCCTTGCCCTTAGCACCTTTGTTTTGTTAAGGACAAGTATATCTCCTTTATTAAGATAATTCAGGATTTCATGGAATCTCCTGTGCCTTACCGAGCCATCCCTGTTAAGGACAAGGAGTCTGCTTTGGTCTCTCGTATGTGCAGGCTCATGGACTATTAGAGAGTCCGGAAGGGGATAACTAAAATCCGCTGTATTCATAAAGCTCTATGGTTGTGCCGGGATAGTAAAAGGAAAGTATCTCTTTATATGTCTTGCCTTTTCTTGCCATCTCCCTTGCTCCCCACTGGCAAAGACCAACGCCATGACCATAGCCCCTGCCATCTAATATCAGCAGATCCCCATCTACTTTAAGGGTAAAGTCTGTGCTTGGAATCTTTTTCCAGCCAAGTTTTTTTCTGAACTCGGTTGCAGGAACGACTGAGTTTGAATTGGTTATGATGGCAAGTTCCTTGACCCTTCCAGAGGATGTAAACGACCTTATCTGAATATCGCTTATACCCTTAATGCCGAGGGCATCCTCTATCTCCGAGAAAGGTATTTTTCTATTCCATATCTGATAAGGAGAGAGCTTGCATTCTGATTTTACGGACTTAAGATAAGGACGTTCTTTGTTAAATACCTCCTCTGAGTTTTCGGTTTTTCCGCCGCATGTGGAATGATAAAACGCCTCGATGAGTTTTCCATTAAATGTAAGTACCTCTCCTTCGGTGCCTTTCACTATGAAGGAAACCCTTGTGTCTGAGTTATTACCACTGAAGAGCTGATGCTGGACAGATGATGTCAGGTGGAATTTTTTGTTTTGGTTTATGGATTTCTGATAAAGGGCATAGGTTCGGGCAATGACTGCCTGTGCCTTTATAGCCTCTGTCTCCCAGTCCTCTGATAGCTCTGAAATGACAACACCCTCCACATACTCCTCAAGTGGTAGTTCGCTTATGAGATATATGCCCCCTGTCCCGCGCCAGACCTCGATATTACCCTTATATCGTGTATACCCAATAAGCAATTCTCCCTTTACGGAATCGAGTATTCCGAGCCGTTCGTTTGTATCCGGAATCTCCTTAAAAGTTCCATCCAGTATAAGCACCTTTATGGTCTCGGTCCCGAAGCATTGGGAAGTGCCTGCAAGCAGAAAGACAGAAAGAACCACTATTAGTAATCTCATCGTCTTCTGCCTACCTGAATGTGTATTATCTAGCACTATCTGTATATTATCTATCGGCATGCCTTTAGGTCAAGGGGTAAATAAGCTCCTCTGTCAGCGATATAAACCTTTAATTTTCCAGTGCATTCAGCTATATTATAAAACATGCTCGATACACGGTTTGTAAGGGAAAATGTAGAAATTGTAAAAACTGCCCTCAGAAAAAGAGGCTATAAGCTTTCACTTTCCCCACTCCTTGAGCTTGAAGAACAAAGAAGAAACCTTATAAAGGAAGTGGACACTCTTAGGGCAAAAAGAAATGCAGTCTCAGAAGAGATTGGAAAACTCAAGGCACATAAAAAGGACATCTCAGCCCTTCACACAGAGATGAAAGAAGTCTCAGCTAAAATTAAAGAACTTGAGGAAAAAGAAAGAGAGCTTGACGAAAATATAAAGGCATTCCTTCTTGACATTCCCAACATCCCGCACCCATCTGTACCGTATGGAAAAGACGAGACTGAAAATAAAGTAGAAAGAACATGGGGTGAGATTAGAGAATTCGATTTTCCTCCGCTTAATCACTGGGACATTGGAGAGATGCTCGGAATAATAGATTTTGAGCGTGCAGGCAAGATTTCAGGTGCAAGATTTTCAATTATGAAAGGACTCGGCGCAAAACTCGAAAGGGCATTAATGAATTTCATGCTCGATATAAATACATCAAAAGGATATATAGAGGTATTTCCTCCTATAATCGTAAACAAAGATAGCATGACAGGCACAGGACAATTGCCAAAGTTCGAGCATGAGCTATTCAAAATAGTTGACCCTGAGTTTTATCTCATCCCAACAGCAGAGGTCTCTGTTACGAATATCCATAGAGAAGAAATTCTCAATGAAAA from Nitrospirota bacterium includes:
- a CDS encoding HDIG domain-containing protein, translated to MTGMKNNANKVRGFNLKIAFLVIVFGFISALIIQRRFGYTEFSGAFLISAVLLFLLYKDIMRYKPKYIARYSMLVLMGLIIAGSLLVGRLAEYVFTGFLSGMGIAALKTAVFGIPLPAGAMLVTLLFDFHAAIVFSFIVSLLGGLWHADAVYSIYFFIGSFAGAFSVMRCRKRTALLKGGIYVLGANLFSVTVIYLFRGELFTLDYPLALAFAFFSAVSVMAIVSFVLPAIEYFFKVTTDISLLELLDLDQPLMKSLMVSAPGTYHHSIIVGNLVDSVAESVGANPLLARVASYYHDIGKLKMPEYFIENSITGISKHERLTPHMSSMILMSHVKEGVELAKQYKLPEPIIDIIAEHHGSSLITYFYQKAKGFEHEEAPSEEEYKYPGPKPQSRVSALVMMADAVEASSRVLTDPTPQRIKSLVDKIIDHIYLEGQLDECELTLKDIYEIKKRFTHILTAILHRRVDYPGFDFDEESKHREGLHKQLSKEDKTKPERDREKLAQGSPYIEA
- a CDS encoding PhoH family protein — its product is MEDNLKLIESAFHVLISSRGNKVFIQGEEGPVEQAKGIINELRSISSTGYTLRPEDIKYALRSVSEGHEVSLTELFSKNISVSPKKKLIIPKTEVQKQYVDAIRQYDIAIGIGPAGTGKTYLAMAMAVNALLKNEVSRLVLARPAVEAGERLGFLPGDMYEKVNPYLRPLYDALFDMIEAEKASRLIERGIIEIAPLAFMRGRTLNDSFIILDEAQNTTPEQMKMYLTRLGFNSKTVITGDITQIDLPPDKVSGLVEAEKILSDIEGIKVIYFTERDVVRHRLVQEIVRAYDRYEKQRK
- a CDS encoding SPOR domain-containing protein translates to MSIKALIGARAFAIVVVAVISGASFTLGFLVGKGVKNPVEVKEELQTPADESLKVPADGEEVTDFKEFETPLQEELQAPINSATLVEPKTVSEKTYCVQVGAFKNKKDAEILKNDLAKKGYKVYVVTSEDKTVHKVRTECLKSKKEAEVMALRLKAAEKIPTFVVEK
- the queA gene encoding tRNA preQ1(34) S-adenosylmethionine ribosyltransferase-isomerase QueA gives rise to the protein MNTADFSYPLPDSLIVHEPAHTRDQSRLLVLNRDGSVRHRRFHEILNYLNKGDILVLNKTKVLRARLQAFKPTGGRLDILLVKHISNGRWEILCPKRYTGKISVNAIKGYVEHGRYLVFSGTKDELLGVGMMPLPPYIKRKPDERDIDWYQTVYASEEGSIAAPTAGLHFTQKLLSFIEKKGVILRYLTLHVGKGTFMPVRANSLKDHRMETEYFEMPSSLISEIKEAKANGKRVISVGTTTTRALEAVMSHRFRGLAVNGFIKGETDLFITPGFEFKALDSLITNFHLPCSTPLILTSAFSGKEKLLSAYKVAIRMGYRFFSYGDAMLIK
- a CDS encoding SpoIID/LytB domain-containing protein, coding for MPIDNIQIVLDNTHSGRQKTMRLLIVVLSVFLLAGTSQCFGTETIKVLILDGTFKEIPDTNERLGILDSVKGELLIGYTRYKGNIEVWRGTGGIYLISELPLEEYVEGVVISELSEDWETEAIKAQAVIARTYALYQKSINQNKKFHLTSSVQHQLFSGNNSDTRVSFIVKGTEGEVLTFNGKLIEAFYHSTCGGKTENSEEVFNKERPYLKSVKSECKLSPYQIWNRKIPFSEIEDALGIKGISDIQIRSFTSSGRVKELAIITNSNSVVPATEFRKKLGWKKIPSTDFTLKVDGDLLILDGRGYGHGVGLCQWGAREMARKGKTYKEILSFYYPGTTIELYEYSGF
- the serS gene encoding serine--tRNA ligase, with translation MLDTRFVRENVEIVKTALRKRGYKLSLSPLLELEEQRRNLIKEVDTLRAKRNAVSEEIGKLKAHKKDISALHTEMKEVSAKIKELEEKERELDENIKAFLLDIPNIPHPSVPYGKDETENKVERTWGEIREFDFPPLNHWDIGEMLGIIDFERAGKISGARFSIMKGLGAKLERALMNFMLDINTSKGYIEVFPPIIVNKDSMTGTGQLPKFEHELFKIVDPEFYLIPTAEVSVTNIHREEILNEKDMPIYYTAFTPCFRKEAGSYGKDTRGLIRQHQFNKVELVKFVKPEDSYTELETLTKDAEDILQRLGLPYRVVSLCTGDLGFSASKTYDIEVWLPGQGRYREISSCSNFEDFQARRAKIRFRREGKKGTEFVHTLNGSGLAIGRTVVAILENYQQKDGSVIIPEELKPYMGVGRIG